A window of the Pseudoalteromonas sp. A25 genome harbors these coding sequences:
- a CDS encoding winged helix-turn-helix domain-containing protein, with the protein MNEVRFSRQVKEVKFGAWTLDPRQQCIYDGCIQRELEPLLFRLLCYFIINNDQIITRQDLVDDVWCQKYVDDNAINRAMSELRKILKSDMQKGIVVKTHYRKGYSFFIEPEIIYHQDLDKESTSIPPPKPKSVVIESQERKKSNIKQFRPWAVFCVLALSVVSFYFLLSSKSIQSRTQVNSKNIEERVLSWVPGRYAVLNLSLDKKLLAFSFAPKDSSYYSLVVKELESGHERRLGAEGVDYYPLGWSTDSSVLYYRTKTTEKCQIWQISADFVSENKALFECDMIGFVHRGSGIGKDRIVYAKSGYRNRDELFALNSRNLKTGDEFQISSPNLNSFGDNFLTYIPQKEVILFERRQYDVNELYMTDPDGGNQVKLLESNSRIWALNYDAESDLLLWFDNIKNVVYGYSLSERKLVKEDKLNTSQSYAMFQFINKDEILILSYPFTSYVHSLDLSTKQMGIEIQLSNGSLSPIKFKDYYLVVTKQNENRVVTQIDKNGNSTVLDIPSGDIRAIKYESENNLLLVHYRNKLDIYKLETLSLIDSISSVGGIVSAEFLNGSEIGYVDLSDKKVKSNTYKYSLQSREVTPFPALSSLWFGRLDDDILMSLSSDDKVLLYNSLSGELLDEYKLPNARYKHSIAVGGGSIYHSDGEHIYRINRTGDDPLEEIFKIDSLQYAIKDIRYLESEGKLQLSVLEAAENQLINLSIQ; encoded by the coding sequence ATGAATGAAGTGAGATTTTCACGGCAAGTTAAAGAAGTGAAGTTTGGGGCCTGGACTTTAGACCCTAGGCAGCAGTGTATTTATGATGGCTGTATACAAAGAGAATTAGAACCCCTTTTATTTAGACTCCTTTGCTATTTTATTATTAATAACGATCAAATAATTACGCGACAAGATTTGGTTGATGATGTTTGGTGTCAAAAATATGTAGATGACAATGCTATTAACCGAGCAATGTCTGAGTTACGTAAAATCCTCAAATCTGACATGCAAAAAGGCATTGTCGTGAAAACACACTATAGGAAAGGATATAGCTTTTTTATTGAGCCAGAAATTATATATCACCAAGATTTAGATAAAGAAAGCACCTCTATTCCTCCTCCCAAACCGAAATCAGTCGTTATCGAATCCCAAGAACGAAAAAAAAGTAATATAAAACAGTTCAGGCCTTGGGCTGTATTTTGTGTTCTCGCTTTGTCTGTTGTTAGTTTTTATTTTTTACTCTCAAGTAAAAGTATACAGAGCCGTACGCAGGTCAATAGCAAAAATATTGAAGAAAGAGTGTTGTCCTGGGTACCTGGACGCTACGCCGTACTCAATTTATCGTTGGATAAAAAGCTCCTCGCTTTCTCTTTTGCTCCAAAAGACAGCTCATATTATTCTCTTGTAGTAAAAGAGTTAGAAAGTGGACATGAAAGACGCTTGGGGGCTGAAGGTGTTGATTACTACCCTCTGGGTTGGTCTACAGATTCAAGTGTTTTGTATTATCGCACTAAAACCACAGAAAAGTGCCAAATATGGCAAATTAGTGCTGATTTTGTTAGTGAAAACAAAGCGTTATTTGAGTGTGACATGATCGGTTTTGTACATCGCGGCAGTGGTATCGGAAAAGATCGCATTGTATATGCTAAATCGGGATATCGAAATAGAGATGAATTGTTTGCACTAAATAGTCGAAACTTAAAAACTGGAGATGAATTTCAAATAAGTTCTCCAAACCTTAACTCTTTCGGTGATAACTTCTTGACCTATATCCCACAGAAAGAAGTAATTTTATTTGAACGCCGACAATATGATGTGAATGAGTTATACATGACAGATCCCGACGGGGGGAATCAAGTCAAATTGCTAGAATCGAACAGCCGCATTTGGGCACTAAATTATGATGCTGAATCAGATTTATTGCTGTGGTTTGATAATATAAAAAATGTTGTCTACGGCTATAGCCTTAGTGAAAGAAAGCTAGTCAAAGAAGACAAGTTAAATACTTCACAAAGCTATGCAATGTTCCAATTCATCAATAAAGATGAAATATTGATACTGAGTTACCCTTTTACATCTTATGTGCACTCACTGGATTTAAGTACAAAGCAAATGGGGATTGAAATTCAGTTAAGTAATGGTAGTTTGAGCCCAATTAAGTTCAAAGATTATTATCTCGTAGTGACTAAACAGAATGAAAACCGAGTGGTTACTCAGATAGATAAAAATGGTAACAGCACGGTATTGGATATTCCCAGTGGCGATATTAGAGCCATCAAATATGAATCTGAAAATAACTTGTTGCTAGTGCACTACCGCAACAAATTAGATATTTATAAGCTAGAAACGCTATCATTAATTGACTCTATTAGCAGCGTTGGCGGTATTGTGTCTGCAGAGTTTTTGAATGGCAGTGAAATAGGCTATGTGGATTTGAGCGACAAAAAAGTAAAAAGTAACACCTATAAATACTCTTTGCAGTCGAGGGAAGTCACTCCGTTTCCTGCTTTATCTTCCTTATGGTTTGGCAGATTGGATGATGACATACTCATGTCATTATCTTCTGACGATAAAGTTCTACTTTATAACTCGCTCTCTGGAGAATTGCTCGACGAGTACAAACTACCTAATGCGCGCTATAAGCATTCAATCGCTGTCGGTGGTGGAAGTATTTATCATTCAGATGGTGAGCATATTTATCGAATTAATCGCACAGGCGATGATCCGTTAGAAGAAATCTTTAAAATTGATTCATTACAATATGCAATAAAAGATATTCGCTATTTGGAGAGTGAAGGAAAGTTACAGCTAAGTGTGCTGGAGGCTGCAGAAAATCAATTAATCAATTTGTCTATTCAATAA